A stretch of the Hippoglossus hippoglossus isolate fHipHip1 chromosome 1, fHipHip1.pri, whole genome shotgun sequence genome encodes the following:
- the ecpas gene encoding proteasome adapter and scaffold protein ECM29 produces the protein MAAQDELNQLERVFLRLGHAETDEQLQDIISKFLPPVLLKLSSVQEGVRKKVMELLVHLNKRIKSRPKIQLPVETLLVQYQDPAAASFVTNFTIIYIKMGYPRLEVGKQCELAPTLLTAMEGKPQPQQDSLMHLLIPTLYHMKYPSDSKIAAPFNLSERPKTMQLLLEFMLDVLLMPYGFVLNESPTRPAPSSSQGGSADGTVAVSGQGLPQPPPGMSVYAAKRVIGEAQWSAEQLEQCKLGIVKFIEAKQVPEVETVVLLVVASSDTRHGVATAADLELKSKQSIIDWNNPLIINKMYKVYLGDVPLKTKGGNLKQELKHEPVSTRVKLKILPHLLRSRLAAECFPANIQVVYDGLFGASTNNKLLSLTLQFVHHICMVCPDTNKPLGLMLLNGLTKLINEYKEDPKLLCVAYSAVGKLASRMPQLFTKDIALVQQFFESMCKEESDVRLAIQEALSMMVGAYANLQGALLNLMEALVAAYINKPEVQVRQVAMKFASTVFAPDHVQSRYLLLLAAGDLREEVAAEAQKVLRAFPTKTSEKEGHKPMPSFPDMVAHVQEKAAQRIKTPAKYIVGTSTIPFNPSAFGEIVLYLRMCLAHSAGARPMSTRLTDMQDDAPAIGRYIHSLLSSEPQQSVSKGSEANPVHVYIELLQQLLSAVGGIPVMYCLLEVVSVCPEKLAPRFVDKIDWIKSMMNTNKEDVRELAAQLYAVVVSTMIGNELQTAVQNLLKITKDNHSPETQHGAILALGYMVGRYMSKKKAVSSGDSTDNMELKMNFSSQEDDALVSMATKTVGSYLDSSSALLTVAACTAIGEIGRNGSLLIPAEGEGFTKLSTVENLLARIPSGKESTKMKERSIQTLGYLPVGDGDFPHQKKLLQGLMDSVEAKQVELQFTVGEAITSAAIGTSSGAARDQWTCTDDQYSPPHNIKSNDMVPWVLNSILAKYIPSQNPHVRQAACIWLLSLVKKLSQHKEITSHLKEIQVAFISVLSDPDDLSQDVASKGLGLVYEMGGEDDQHELVSTLVETLMTGKRVKHAVAEDTEVFQGEGLGKTPDGHNLTTYKELCSLASDLNQPDLVYKFMNLANHHAMWNSRKGAAFGFHMIAAKAGEQLAPFLPQLVPRLYRYQFDPNLSIRQAMTSIWDALVTDKTLVDKYLKEILQDVISNLTSNTWRIRESSCLALNDLVRGRQADDLIDHLAEMWEVLFRVLDDIKESVRKAADLTLKTLSKVCTRMCESTGAAAQRTVAVLLPTLLEKGIVSNVSEVRSLSIQTLVKISKTAGARLKPHASRLIPALLEALSTLEPQVLNYLSLRATEQEKSAMDAARLSAAKSSPMMETINMCLQHLDVSVLGELVPRLCELLKSGVGLGTKGGCASVIVSLTVQCPQDLTPYSGKLMSALLNSVHDRSSVVQKAFAFALGHLVRTAKDSSVEKLLLKLNTWYLEKEEPVYKSSSVLIVHAISHYSPDVLKGHAGVALPLAFLGMHQAPGPDEEKGESHDATLWGEVWQENVPGSFGGIRLYMTELITITQKALQSQSWKMKAQGAAAMATVAKEQMGSLVAPHLGLVLTALMQGLSGRTWAGKEELLKAIGSVVSKCSGELKKPWPGQPTVPEVLEVVLKECRKESLVYKMAALRCAGDVLHSTQEDRFSDMADILLPLIKKSCPESGGASQRSMEDDDRDVKEKELQTEVLLCAFETLGKTWPRNPQTQARFQVDVCSLMCEKLKRSTWKVQLAVLQSMKSYFQGLLLLEKGSEDFNTLSQILTETSAGLTYPLENKSYSSVRTEALSVVDLIVKRTGESEQWDCVSVKSREQLQRSLSTLQTDSRPDLRDKAQELRRHIQSQP, from the exons AATTTCACCATCATATACATCAAAATGGGCTACCCACGCCTGGAGGTGGGGAAACAGTGCGAGCTGGCCCCCACCCTCCTCACTGCTATGGAAGGCAAGCCACAGCCACaacaggacag CCTGATGCACCTGCTGATCCCTACTCTTTACCACATGAAGTATCCCTCAGACTCCAAGATTGCAGCTCCATTTAACTTATCTGAGCGGCCAAAGAcgatgcagctgctgctggagtttaTGTTGGATGTTTTACTGATGCCTTATGG GTTTGTGCTGAATGAATCCCCAACTCGCCCAGCACCCTCCTCCTCGCAGGGAGGTTCTGCAGATGGGACAGTGGCTGTGAGTGGCCAGGGTCTCCCCCAGCCTCCCCCAGGGATGAGTGTCTATGCTGCCAAGAGGGTGATTGGGGAGGCCCAGTGGAGCGCTGAGCAACTAGAGCAG TGTAAACTGGGGATAGTGAAATTTATCGAAGCAAAGCAAGTCCCTGAGGTGGAGACAGTGGTTCTCCTGGTGGTGGCATCCAGCGACACGCGACACGGTGTTGCCACTGCAGCTGATCTGGAGCTGAAGAGCAAACAGAG CATCATCGATTGGAACAATCCTCTAATTATCAACAAGATGTACAAGGTGTACCTAGGGGATGTTCCTCTTAAAACAAAG GGTGGCAATCTTAAGCAGGAGTTGAAGCACGAGCCAGTGAGCACAAGAGTCAAATTGAAGATCCTGCCACATCTCTTGCGGTCACGCTTAGCCGCAGAATGCTTTCCAGCTAATATCCAG GTTGTGTATGACGGTCTGTTTGGAGCTAGCACCAACAACAAACTGCTGTCTCTCACCCTGCAGTTTGTCCATCACATTTGCATGGT GTGCCCTGACACTAATAAACCTTTGGGGCTAATGCTGCTTAATGGTCTTACTAAGCTCATCAACGAATACAAGGAG GATCCTAAGCTTCTATGTGTTGCCTACTCTGCTGTTGGAAAGCTGGCAAG CCGTATGCCACAGCTGTTCACAAAGGATATTGCACTTGTACAGCAGTTCTTTGAGTCCATGTGCAAG GAGGAGTCCGATGTCCGTCTTGCCATTCAGGAAGCTTTGTCCATGATGGTTGGAGCTTATGCTAACCTACAGGGGGCACTGCTGAATCTGATGGAGGCCCTGGTTGCTGCATACATCAACAAG cCGGAGGTGCAAGTTCGCCAAGTGGCCATGAAGTTTGCCAGCACAGTGTTTGCTCCCGATCACGTGCAATCGAgatatctgctgctgctggctgctggagACCT gagggaggaggtggctGCAGAGGCCCAGAAGGTGCTGAGGGCTTTTCCTACCAAGACCTCAGAGAAGGAGGGACATAAGCCCATGCCCTCCTTTCCTGACATGGTGGCCCACGTCCAGGAGAAG GCAGCTCAGAGGATCAAGACCCCAGCTAAGTACATTGTTGGAACCTCCACAATTCCTTTCAACCCCTCTGCATTTGGGGAG ATCGTGCTCTACCTGAGGATGTGTTTAGCCCACAGTGCCGGGGCCAGGCCCATGTCCACACGCCTGACAGACATGCAGGATGATGCCCCGGCCATCGGCCGCTACATCCACTCACTGCTGTCCTCTGAGCCTCAGCAGTCAGTGTCAAAGGGGTCTGAGGCAAATCCCGTCCATGTCTACATTGAACTGCTGCAGCAGCTACTTTCTGCTGTTGGAG GAATCCCAGTTATGTACTGTCTACTGGAGGTGGTGTCCGTCTGCCCAGAGAAGCTGGCTCCCAGATTTGTTGATAAAATTGACTGGATTAAA AGTATGATGAACACAAATAAGGAGGACGTGAGGGAGCTCGCAGCTCAGCTTTACGCTGTCGTGGTTTCCACCATGATCGGCAATGAGCTGCAGACAGCTGTGCAGAACCTGCTCAAAATCACCAAAGACAACCAC AGTCCTGAGACTCAGCATGGTGCCATCTTGGCTCTCGGCTACATGGTTGGAAGGTACATGAGCAAGAAGAAAGCCGTCTCCTCTGGTGACTCTACAGACAACATGGAGCTGAAAATGAACTTCTCCTCCCAAGAAGACGATGCGCTTGTTTCCATGGCTACAAAGACAGTTG GTTCCTACCTGGACAGCAGTAGTGCATTACTGACAGTCGCAGCCTGTACAGCCATTGGAGAAATTGGCCGGAATGGCTCCCTGCTGATCCCTGCAGAGGGTGAGGGCTTCACCAAACTCTCCACTGTGGAAAACCTGCTGGCTCGTATCCCCTCTGGCAAGGAGAGCACAAAG ATGAAGGAGCGATCGATCCAGACCTTAGGTTACCTACCAGTGGGAGATGGAGACTTCCCTCATcagaagaagctgctgcagggacTCATGGACTCTGTGGAG GCCAAACAGGTGGAGCTACAGTTCACAGTTGGAGAGGCCATTACCAGTGCTGCAATCGGCACCAGCTCGGGAGCTGCCAGAGACCAATGGACCTGCACTGATGACCAGTACAGCCCACCACACA ACATTAAAAGCAatgatatggttccttgggtGCTCAACTCCATCCTGGCCAAGTACATCCCCAGCCAGAACCCCCATGTCCGGCAGGCAGCCTGCATCTGGCTGCTCTCCCTGGTCAAGAAACTCAGCCAACACAAGGAAATCACG TCTCATTTGAAGGAGATTCAGGTGGCATTCATCTCTGTTCTCTCAGATCCCGATG ACCTGAGCCAGGATGTAGCGTCTAAAGGACTTGGATTGGTCTAtgagatgggaggagaggacgACCAGCATGAACTGGTATCCACGCTGGTGGAAACACTCATGACTGGTAAAAG AGTCAAACATGCTGTCGCAGAAGACACAGAGGTTTTCCAAGGAGAAGGTTTGGGGAAAACACCTGATGG CCACAACCTGACCACATACAAGGAGCTCTGCTCATTGGCCAGCGACCTGAACCAACCAGATCTCGTTTACAAGTTCATGAACTTGGCCAATCACCACGCCATGTGGAACTCCCGCAAG GGAGCAGCTTTTGGTTTTCACATGATCGCTGCCAAGGCCGGGGAGCAGCTGGCTCCATTCCTGCCCCAGCTTGTGCCTCGTCTGTACCGCTACCAGTTCGACCCCAACCTGAGCATTCGTCAGGCCATGACCAGTATCTGGGATGCCTTGGTCACTGATAAGACCCTG GTGGATAAGTATCTTAAGGAGATCCTGCAGGATGTCATTTCCAACTTGACCAGTAACACCTGGAGAATACGTGAATCCAG ctGTCTGGCCCTGAATGACCTGGTTCGTGGGCGCCAAGCTGATGACCTCATCGATCATCTCGCAGAAATGTGGGAGGTGCTGTTTAGAGTCCTCGATGACATTAAG gAATCTGTGAGGAAGGCTGCAGACCTGACACTGAAAACACTCAGTAAG GTGTGTACTCGTATGTGTGAGTCTACAGGCGCTGCAGCCCAGAGAACTGTGGCAGTGCTGTTACCTACTCTGCTGGAAAAAGGCATCGTTAGCAATGTGTCAGAGGTCCGCTCACTCAG TATCCAGACCCTGGTGAAGATCAGTAAGACGGCCGGTGCCAGACTAAAGCCTCACGCTTCCCGACTCATCCCAGCCCTACTGGAGGCCCTCAGCACCCTGGAGCCTCAGGTCCTCAACTACCTCAGCCTCCGAGCCACAGAGCAGGAGAAG AGTGCCATGGATGCTGCCAGACTAAGTGCTGCCAAGTCCTCCCCAATGATGGAGACCATTAACATG TGTCTGCAGCACCTGGATGTTTCTGTGCTGGGGGAGCTGGTTCCGAGGCTCTGTGAGCTGCTGAAGAGTGGAGTCGGCTTAGGCACCAAG GGTGGCTGTGCGAGTGTAATTGTTTCACTGACGGTGCAGTGTCCTCAGGACCTCACCCCGTATTCAG GTAAACTGATGAGCGCCCTGCTGAATAGTGTCCATGACAGAAGCTCTGTAGTGCAGAAAGCATTTGCTTTTGCTTTGGGACACTTAGTCAGG ACAGCTAAAGACAGCAGTGTGGAGAAACTACTACTGAAACTCAACACCTGGTACTTGGAGAAAGAAG AGCCAGTGTACAAGTCATCGAGTGTGTTGATCGTGCATGCCATCAGCCACTACAGTCCGGATGTGCTGAAGGGACATGCAGGAGTGGCCCTGCCTTTAGCCTTCTTGGGGATGCATCAGGCTCCAGGTCCTGatgaggagaaaggagagagccATGACGCCACACTGTGGGGCGAGGTGTGGCAGGAGAACGTCCCAG GAAGCTTCGGAGGCATCAGACTCTACATGACGGAGCTGATCACTATCACACAGAAAGCTCTGCAGTCCCAGTCCTGGAAGATGAAGGCTCAGGGtgctgctgccatggcaaccgTCGCCAAGGAACAGATGGGCTCATTGGTGGCGCCCCACCTTGGCTTGGTGCTAACCGCTTTAATGCAGGGCCTATCCGGGCGCACCTGGGCAGGCAAG GAGGAGCTGTTGAAAGCCATTGGATCAGTCGTGAGCAAATGCAG TGGCGAGCTGAAGAAGCCTTGGCCAGGTCAGCCCACAGTCCCTGAGGTGCTGGAGGTTGTGTTGAAGGAATGCCGCAAAGAGAGTCTGGTTTACAAAATGGCCGCTCTGCGTTGTGCGGGAGACGTGCTCCACAGCACCCAGGAGGACCGATTCAGTGACATGGCCGACATCCTTCTCCCTCTTATCAAGAAG AGCTGCCCAGAGAGTGGGGGAGCATCCCAGAGGTCAATGGAGGACGATGACagagatgtgaaggagaaagagcTGCAGACGGAAGTGTTGCTTTGTGCTTTCGAGACTCTGGGAAAGACTTGGCCCAGGAACCCCCAGACTCAGG ctcgTTTCCAGGTGGACGTTTGCAGTCTAATGTGTGAAAAGCTCAAGCGAAGCACTTGGAAAGTGCAGCTGGCCGTTCTCCAGTCCATGAAGTCGTACTTCCAGGG GTTACTGCTGCTGGAGAAAGGCAGTGAAGACTTTAACACGCTGTCCCAGATCCTCACAGAGACGAGTGCTGGTCTCACGTACCCGTTAG AAAACAAAAGCTACTCGTCTGTGAGGACAGAGGCCTTGTCAGTTGTGGATCTGATCGTAAAGAGAACTGGAG AGAGTGAGCAGTgggactgtgtgtctgtgaagagcCGGGAGCAGCTGCAGCGCTCCCTGTCCACGCTGCAGACCGACAGCAGGCCCGACCTGAGGGACAAGGCTCAGGAGCTGCGTCGACACATCCAGAGTCAACCCTGA